A DNA window from Nocardioides palaemonis contains the following coding sequences:
- a CDS encoding Gfo/Idh/MocA family protein, giving the protein MTHEHDTLSVGMVGYAFMGAAHSQAWRTAPRFFDLPLHPRMTAVAGRDEARVAEAAARLGWESTETSWRALVARDDIDLVDICTPGDTHAEIAVAALEAGKHVLCEKPLANTVEEAEAMAEAAERAAANGVRSMVGFTYRRVPAIGLARQLVAEGRLGQVHHVRAQYLQDWIVDPEAPMSWRLDKSRAGSGALGDIGAHIVDLTQFITGDTIATVSGRLETFVKERPLPAEAHTGLAGAAAGGSTERGLVTVDDAAAFLAHFRGGALGVFEATRFANGRKNAIRIEVNGSRGSLAFDFEDMNVLHFYDGDDDPATAGFRRIVVTEPEHPYVAAWWPAGHGLGYEHGFTHQVVDLVTDIAAGTDPTPSFADGLQVQRVLAAVETSSNDNAWQDVPV; this is encoded by the coding sequence ATGACGCACGAGCACGACACGCTGTCCGTGGGGATGGTGGGCTACGCCTTCATGGGCGCGGCCCACTCCCAGGCCTGGCGCACCGCCCCCCGCTTCTTCGACCTGCCGCTGCACCCGCGCATGACGGCGGTGGCGGGCCGGGACGAGGCCCGGGTCGCCGAGGCCGCCGCCCGCCTCGGGTGGGAGTCGACCGAGACGTCGTGGCGGGCGCTCGTCGCCCGCGACGACATCGACCTCGTCGACATCTGCACCCCCGGGGACACCCACGCCGAGATCGCGGTCGCGGCGCTCGAGGCCGGCAAGCACGTGCTCTGCGAGAAGCCACTGGCCAACACGGTCGAGGAGGCCGAGGCGATGGCGGAGGCCGCCGAGCGCGCGGCGGCGAACGGCGTACGCTCGATGGTCGGCTTCACCTACCGCCGGGTCCCCGCGATCGGCCTCGCGCGTCAGCTGGTCGCAGAGGGCCGGCTGGGCCAGGTCCACCACGTCCGCGCGCAGTACCTCCAGGACTGGATCGTCGACCCCGAGGCGCCGATGTCGTGGCGCCTGGACAAGTCCCGGGCCGGGTCGGGCGCGCTGGGTGACATCGGTGCCCACATCGTCGACCTCACCCAGTTCATCACCGGCGACACGATCGCCACCGTCTCGGGACGGCTGGAGACCTTCGTCAAGGAGCGACCGCTCCCGGCGGAGGCCCACACCGGCCTGGCCGGTGCCGCAGCGGGGGGCTCCACGGAACGTGGGCTGGTGACGGTGGACGACGCCGCCGCCTTCCTGGCCCACTTCCGTGGAGGTGCGCTCGGCGTCTTCGAGGCCACCCGGTTCGCCAACGGCCGCAAGAACGCGATCCGCATCGAGGTCAACGGCTCGCGCGGCAGCCTCGCGTTCGACTTCGAGGACATGAACGTCCTGCACTTCTACGACGGCGACGACGACCCGGCGACGGCCGGCTTCCGGCGGATCGTCGTGACCGAGCCCGAGCACCCCTACGTCGCCGCGTGGTGGCCGGCCGGGCACGGCCTCGGCTACGAGCACGGCTTCACCCACCAGGTCGTCGACCTGGTGACCGACATCGCCGCGGGCACGGACCCGACGCCTTCGTTCGCCGACGGACTCCAGGTCCAGCGGGTCCTGGCCGCCGTCGAGACCAGCTCGAACGACAACGCCTGGCAGGACGTACCGGTATGA
- a CDS encoding PHP domain-containing protein has protein sequence MRIDLHTHSAASDGTDTPGDLVRAAAAAGLDVVALTDHDATSGWDEAREAAADAGITLVPGLEISTTFHHRGVHLLAYLPDPSHPPLAAALDRILAGRTERTPAIVAALREHGIDITEDDVRREAGGSVAAGRPHVADALVRMGVVGDRTQAFTELLDPGRPGYRNRYAAELEDMVPLVVGAGGVPVIAHPWGRRGGTVLDAEALAGLQDLGLAGIEVDHQDHGPDQRERLRAIAADLDLVVTGSSDHHGLGKVDHDLGVNTTDPAQYERLLSLATSGVRLG, from the coding sequence GTGCGCATCGACCTGCACACCCACTCCGCGGCGAGCGACGGCACCGACACCCCCGGCGACCTGGTCCGCGCGGCCGCCGCGGCCGGTCTCGACGTCGTCGCCCTCACCGACCACGACGCGACGTCGGGCTGGGACGAGGCGCGGGAGGCGGCCGCCGACGCCGGCATCACGCTCGTCCCGGGCCTGGAGATCAGCACGACGTTCCACCACCGGGGCGTGCACCTGCTGGCCTACCTCCCGGACCCGAGCCACCCGCCGCTGGCCGCGGCGCTCGACCGGATCCTCGCCGGCCGCACCGAGCGCACGCCCGCGATCGTCGCGGCCCTGCGCGAGCACGGCATCGACATCACCGAGGACGACGTGCGCCGCGAGGCGGGCGGCTCGGTCGCCGCCGGACGACCGCACGTCGCCGACGCGCTGGTGCGGATGGGGGTGGTGGGTGACCGGACCCAGGCCTTCACCGAGCTGCTCGACCCGGGCCGGCCGGGCTACCGCAACCGCTACGCCGCTGAGCTGGAGGACATGGTCCCGCTGGTCGTCGGCGCGGGCGGGGTGCCGGTGATCGCGCACCCGTGGGGGCGCCGCGGCGGCACCGTCCTCGACGCCGAGGCACTCGCGGGCCTGCAGGACCTCGGGCTCGCGGGCATCGAGGTCGACCACCAGGACCACGGCCCCGACCAGCGCGAACGGCTCCGCGCGATCGCGGCCGACCTCGACCTCGTCGTCACCGGCAGCAGCGACCACCACGGGCTCGGCAAGGTGGACCACGACCTCGGGGTCAACACCACCGACCCGGCTCAGTACGAGCGCCTGCTCTCGCTCGCCACCTCCGGCGTCCGGCTGGGCTGA
- a CDS encoding ParA family protein: protein MSTQKPGPVALAVANQKGGVAKTTSVASIGAALAELGHRVLLVDLDPQACLTFSLGIDPEDLDTSVHHVLTQGVDPLEVVIETEDGVDLLPATIELARAEADLLTRTGREHVIKGALEQLAEDLADSEEGAYDWVLLDCPPSLGVLTVAALTAADGVLVPLQCETLSHRGVGQLLDTVHDVRRFTNRGLEVWGVLPTLYDGRTTHARTVLETISETYDLEVVGPPIPKTIKFAEAPAAGRSILATSRSSKGARAYREVAENLVERASRPRVKKTAKKAPKKR from the coding sequence ATGAGCACCCAGAAGCCCGGCCCCGTGGCCCTCGCCGTCGCCAACCAGAAGGGCGGCGTCGCGAAGACGACGTCCGTCGCCTCGATCGGCGCCGCGCTCGCCGAGCTCGGGCACCGGGTGCTGCTGGTCGACCTCGATCCGCAGGCCTGCCTGACGTTCTCCCTCGGCATCGACCCCGAGGACCTCGACACGTCGGTGCACCACGTCCTGACCCAGGGCGTCGACCCGCTCGAGGTCGTGATCGAGACCGAGGACGGCGTCGACCTGCTGCCCGCGACGATCGAGCTGGCCCGCGCCGAGGCGGACCTGCTCACCCGCACCGGCCGCGAGCACGTCATCAAGGGCGCCCTCGAGCAGCTCGCCGAGGACCTCGCGGACTCCGAGGAGGGGGCCTACGACTGGGTGCTCCTCGACTGCCCGCCCTCGCTCGGCGTGCTGACCGTCGCCGCCCTCACGGCCGCCGACGGCGTCCTGGTGCCGCTGCAGTGCGAGACGCTCTCGCACCGCGGCGTCGGCCAGCTGCTCGACACCGTCCACGACGTGCGCCGCTTCACCAACCGGGGCCTCGAGGTCTGGGGCGTGCTGCCCACCCTCTACGACGGCCGCACGACCCACGCCCGCACGGTGCTGGAGACGATCAGCGAGACCTACGACCTCGAGGTCGTCGGCCCGCCGATCCCCAAGACGATCAAGTTCGCCGAGGCGCCGGCCGCCGGCCGGTCGATCCTCGCCACCAGTCGCAGCAGCAAGGGTGCCCGGGCCTATCGCGAGGTCGCGGAGAACCTGGTCGAGCGGGCGTCGCGGCCGCGGGTGAAGAAGACGGCGAAGAAGGCTCCGAAGAAGCGCTGA
- a CDS encoding DUF1707 SHOCT-like domain-containing protein, producing the protein MRGFGVKDAERDGYVEWIEAAHAEGQIGEADRDLRVARARGAETRDELVTLTRDLRPVTTRPVAAGAPLPPMVRVRRGPSRRTGGVLLGVSIFLVLVGVGVAGIVALFALAVGPTTVGQAESGRATPVEVVDEGGLDARQLRAFLRAYPERFGTDEALQLVVADGRVTVSVPLPGDRPGAQMWAWDGSWAQLTGRTPVPEGVSTVDLRALDVRALARNVEVARSALGRDARVTSTVLSDAGSGPRVRVELVGRDTAGTLVTTPAGEVVRGVWS; encoded by the coding sequence GTGCGGGGATTCGGGGTCAAGGACGCGGAGCGGGACGGCTACGTCGAGTGGATCGAGGCGGCCCACGCCGAGGGACAGATCGGCGAGGCCGACCGCGACCTGCGGGTGGCGCGCGCCCGCGGCGCCGAGACCCGCGACGAGCTGGTGACGCTCACCCGCGACCTGCGTCCGGTGACGACCCGGCCGGTCGCTGCCGGTGCACCGCTGCCGCCGATGGTGCGAGTGCGACGAGGCCCGTCGCGCCGCACCGGCGGGGTGCTCCTCGGGGTGAGCATCTTCCTCGTCCTGGTGGGGGTGGGCGTCGCCGGGATCGTCGCCCTCTTCGCCCTCGCGGTGGGACCGACCACCGTCGGCCAGGCCGAGTCGGGTCGGGCGACCCCGGTCGAGGTGGTCGACGAGGGCGGGCTCGACGCGCGTCAGCTGCGGGCGTTCCTGCGCGCCTACCCCGAGCGGTTCGGCACCGACGAGGCCCTCCAGCTCGTGGTGGCCGACGGCCGGGTCACCGTCAGCGTGCCGCTGCCGGGGGACCGTCCCGGCGCGCAGATGTGGGCGTGGGACGGCTCCTGGGCGCAGCTGACGGGACGTACGCCCGTGCCCGAGGGCGTCAGCACGGTCGACCTGCGCGCCCTCGACGTGCGCGCCCTCGCCCGCAACGTGGAGGTCGCCCGGTCGGCGCTCGGCCGGGACGCCCGGGTGACCAGCACCGTCCTGTCCGACGCCGGGTCGGGCCCGCGGGTGCGGGTGGAGCTGGTCGGGCGGGACACGGCCGGCACCCTGGTCACCACGCCGGCCGGGGAGGTCGTCCGCGGCGTCTGGTCGTGA
- a CDS encoding sugar phosphate isomerase/epimerase family protein — protein sequence MTRPVTLFTGQWADLPFEEVCRLASGWGYDGLEIACWGDHFDPWAAVEDDGYVAAKRAVLDEHGLQVFAISNHLKGQAVCDDPIDARHRDILPDRIWGDGDAEGVRQRAAEEMRMTARAARRLGVDTVVGFTGSSIWKYVAMFPPASQALVDAGYQDFADRWNPILDVFDAEGVRFAHEVHPSEIAYDYWTTVAAMEAIGHREAFGLNWDPSHFVWQDLDPVGFLWDFRDRIYHVDCKDAKRQVGNGRNGRMGSHLAWADPRRGWDFVSTGHGDVPWEQCFRMLNTIGYDGPISVEWEDAGMDRLVGAPEALDFVRRLAFDAPTAAFDAAFSTQPGA from the coding sequence ATGACCCGCCCCGTCACCCTGTTCACCGGCCAGTGGGCCGACCTGCCGTTCGAGGAGGTGTGCCGCCTCGCCTCGGGCTGGGGCTACGACGGCCTCGAGATCGCGTGCTGGGGCGACCACTTCGACCCCTGGGCGGCGGTCGAGGACGACGGCTACGTCGCCGCCAAGCGCGCGGTGCTCGACGAGCACGGCCTGCAGGTCTTCGCGATCAGCAACCACCTCAAGGGACAGGCGGTGTGCGACGACCCGATCGACGCCCGGCACCGCGACATCCTGCCCGACCGGATCTGGGGCGACGGCGACGCCGAGGGCGTGCGCCAGCGGGCCGCGGAGGAGATGCGGATGACCGCCCGGGCGGCGCGCAGGCTCGGCGTGGACACCGTCGTGGGCTTCACCGGCTCCTCGATCTGGAAGTACGTCGCGATGTTCCCGCCGGCCTCGCAGGCGCTGGTCGACGCCGGCTACCAGGACTTCGCCGACCGCTGGAACCCGATCCTCGACGTCTTCGACGCCGAGGGCGTCCGTTTCGCCCACGAGGTGCACCCGTCCGAGATCGCGTACGACTACTGGACCACGGTGGCGGCGATGGAGGCCATCGGGCACCGCGAGGCGTTCGGCCTCAACTGGGACCCGAGCCACTTCGTGTGGCAGGACCTCGACCCCGTCGGCTTCCTGTGGGACTTCAGGGACCGGATCTACCACGTCGACTGCAAGGACGCGAAGCGTCAGGTCGGCAACGGGCGCAACGGCCGGATGGGCTCCCACCTGGCGTGGGCGGACCCGCGCCGCGGCTGGGACTTCGTCTCGACCGGCCACGGTGACGTCCCGTGGGAGCAGTGCTTCCGGATGCTCAACACCATCGGCTACGACGGCCCGATCTCGGTCGAGTGGGAGGACGCCGGGATGGACCGTCTCGTCGGGGCACCGGAGGCGCTGGACTTCGTGCGCCGCCTCGCCTTCGACGCACCGACCGCGGCATTCGACGCGGCCTTCAGCACGCAGCCGGGGGCCTAG
- a CDS encoding histidine phosphatase family protein yields the protein MASVSGPELWVVRHGETEWSRDGRHTSVTDLPLTEKGEDAARALAPRLADVAFDLVLSSPRQRARRTAELAGFADPELDEDLAEWAYGDYEGITTEEIRETDPDWTVWTHPTPGGESAADVAERLDRVVARAREHERTIVFAHGHSLRVLTARWLEQTAAEGRFFRLDTSTVSVLAFERETPVLLSWNS from the coding sequence ATGGCATCGGTGTCGGGTCCTGAGCTCTGGGTGGTCCGGCACGGCGAGACCGAGTGGAGCCGCGACGGGCGGCACACCTCGGTCACGGACCTGCCGCTCACCGAGAAGGGCGAGGACGCGGCCCGCGCGCTGGCCCCGCGGCTCGCCGACGTGGCGTTCGACCTCGTGCTGAGCAGCCCCCGGCAGCGCGCCCGACGCACCGCCGAGCTCGCCGGGTTCGCCGACCCCGAGCTCGACGAGGACCTCGCCGAGTGGGCCTACGGCGACTACGAGGGCATCACCACCGAGGAGATCCGCGAGACCGACCCGGACTGGACGGTCTGGACCCACCCGACGCCCGGCGGCGAGAGCGCGGCGGACGTCGCCGAGCGCCTCGACCGCGTGGTCGCGCGCGCCCGCGAGCACGAGCGCACGATCGTCTTCGCGCACGGCCACTCGCTGCGGGTGCTCACCGCCCGCTGGCTCGAGCAGACGGCCGCCGAGGGACGGTTCTTCCGCCTCGACACCTCGACCGTCTCGGTGCTCGCCTTCGAGCGGGAGACGCCCGTGCTGCTGAGCTGGAACAGCTGA
- a CDS encoding DUF5302 domain-containing protein, translating into MADQDPNADLKAKMREALDRKKGHDHPDDTAGSREKAHGSEVSNANVAKPMHRRKAGGGGV; encoded by the coding sequence ATGGCCGACCAGGACCCGAACGCCGACCTCAAGGCGAAGATGCGGGAGGCCCTGGACCGCAAGAAGGGCCACGACCACCCCGACGACACCGCCGGGTCCCGCGAGAAGGCACACGGCTCGGAGGTCAGCAACGCCAACGTCGCCAAGCCGATGCACCGACGCAAGGCCGGCGGCGGCGGGGTCTGA
- a CDS encoding MFS transporter, producing MGADHSPDLRRARLAIAAAFLTQGLVFISLTTRLPRIQDRWDLDELALSGVLLMMVLLAGAGSLLAERLAPRLDSARVLRAGLLAVAVSVTVAILAPTTAVFVLGLAAYGVGLGIVDATGNMQAVALEHRLGRVVLPSCHGAWTLGGVIGAVLTLATTGVPWGAVALVALLPLAASFAPYLPRDHGEAATSTETDVPWRPIVLVGLALVVFYTVDTAAATWGPVYLDDTFSAPEGLVALATLPYLLASGLVRLVGDGLTERVGAVRLLRVGAALALVSLAVVVAAPSWPVAVVGFTGLGCGVAVVAPLSFSAAAALAGRDADPATRQARVDAVVARFNQFNYVGALLGAVMTGAVGAGSLRIGFAVPLVLVVALFWLARAFAPADDLSGRSSAGA from the coding sequence ATGGGCGCCGACCACAGTCCGGATCTCCGCCGTGCGCGGCTCGCGATCGCGGCCGCCTTCCTCACCCAGGGGCTGGTGTTCATCAGCCTCACCACCCGGCTGCCGCGCATCCAGGACCGGTGGGACCTCGACGAGCTCGCGCTCTCGGGCGTGCTGCTGATGATGGTGCTGCTCGCCGGCGCCGGCTCCCTGCTCGCCGAGCGGCTGGCGCCCCGCCTCGACAGCGCACGCGTGCTGCGCGCCGGGCTGCTCGCCGTCGCGGTGTCGGTGACCGTCGCGATCCTGGCGCCGACCACCGCGGTCTTCGTGCTCGGCCTCGCGGCGTACGGCGTGGGGCTCGGCATCGTCGACGCGACCGGCAACATGCAGGCCGTCGCCCTCGAGCACCGGCTCGGCCGGGTGGTGCTGCCGTCCTGCCACGGCGCGTGGACCCTCGGCGGCGTGATCGGCGCGGTCCTCACCCTCGCCACGACCGGCGTGCCGTGGGGCGCCGTGGCGCTGGTGGCGCTGCTGCCGCTCGCCGCGTCGTTCGCGCCGTACCTGCCCCGCGACCACGGCGAGGCGGCGACGTCCACGGAGACCGACGTGCCGTGGCGCCCGATCGTCCTGGTCGGGCTGGCGCTCGTCGTCTTCTACACCGTCGACACGGCGGCGGCGACGTGGGGACCGGTCTACCTCGACGACACCTTCTCCGCCCCCGAGGGCCTCGTGGCGCTGGCCACGCTCCCCTACCTGCTCGCGAGCGGGCTGGTGCGGCTGGTCGGCGACGGGCTCACCGAGCGGGTGGGGGCCGTACGCCTGCTGCGCGTCGGCGCGGCGCTCGCGCTGGTGTCGCTCGCAGTCGTGGTCGCGGCGCCGTCGTGGCCGGTCGCCGTGGTCGGCTTCACCGGTCTCGGCTGCGGGGTGGCCGTGGTGGCGCCGCTGAGCTTCTCCGCCGCGGCCGCCCTCGCCGGTCGCGACGCCGACCCGGCCACCCGGCAGGCGCGGGTCGACGCGGTGGTGGCACGCTTCAACCAGTTCAACTACGTGGGAGCGCTGCTCGGCGCGGTGATGACCGGCGCCGTCGGTGCGGGATCGCTGCGGATCGGCTTCGCCGTCCCGCTGGTGCTCGTGGTGGCCCTGTTCTGGCTGGCCCGTGCGTTCGCGCCGGCGGACGACCTGTCGGGACGCTCGTCCGCCGGCGCGTGA
- a CDS encoding SDR family NAD(P)-dependent oxidoreductase: MTTSLITGATAGIGLEYAHQLAARGDDLVLVARDAARLEAVAEELRRTHRVDVEVLVADLVDRAQLAGVEARLADRDRPVDLLVNNAGFGLKKRFLDNTVEEETAMQEVLVTAVLRLSHAALGAMAERGDGGIINVSSVAAFLPRGSYSAAKAWVNSFSEWAHLEYRSRGVTVMALCPGFTKTEFHQRMEVTRGDGFMWLEPEFLVRTSLEDFAKGRAYSIPGAQYKTIIALTRAIPNRVLRLTQNMGRR; this comes from the coding sequence ATGACCACCTCCCTGATCACCGGCGCGACCGCCGGCATCGGCCTCGAGTACGCCCACCAGCTCGCCGCGCGCGGCGACGACCTCGTGCTCGTCGCCCGCGACGCGGCACGCCTGGAGGCCGTGGCCGAGGAGCTGCGCCGCACCCACCGGGTCGACGTCGAGGTCCTGGTCGCCGACCTGGTCGACCGCGCGCAGCTGGCGGGCGTCGAGGCCCGGCTCGCCGACCGGGACCGGCCGGTCGACCTGCTGGTCAACAACGCCGGCTTCGGGCTCAAGAAGCGGTTCCTCGACAACACCGTCGAGGAGGAGACCGCGATGCAGGAGGTGCTGGTGACGGCGGTCCTGCGGCTCAGCCACGCCGCGCTCGGCGCGATGGCCGAGCGCGGGGACGGCGGCATCATCAACGTCTCCAGCGTCGCGGCGTTCCTCCCCCGCGGCAGCTACTCGGCCGCCAAGGCGTGGGTCAACAGCTTCAGCGAGTGGGCGCACCTGGAGTACCGCTCGCGCGGGGTGACGGTGATGGCGCTGTGCCCCGGGTTCACCAAGACCGAGTTCCACCAGCGGATGGAGGTCACCCGCGGCGACGGCTTCATGTGGCTCGAGCCCGAGTTCCTGGTCCGCACGTCATTGGAGGACTTCGCGAAGGGCCGGGCGTACTCGATCCCGGGCGCGCAGTACAAGACGATCATCGCGCTGACCCGCGCCATCCCGAACCGCGTGCTCCGGCTGACCCAGAACATGGGCCGCCGGTGA
- a CDS encoding GNAT family N-acetyltransferase, with protein sequence MSLRVAAPRVEDAEALADLHLDVWEEAYAGLMPASVFEERRARRDERVASWRTIIASGSSDNLLAWSSDGTLVGFSSTSTGRDDPADGLPALELMALYVRASVYGTGVGHALLTAALGSRDAYLWVLDGNARAIGFYERQGFAFDGVTKVEDVGVERRMVRSSSMMG encoded by the coding sequence GTGAGCCTGCGGGTCGCCGCGCCGCGCGTCGAGGACGCGGAGGCGCTGGCCGACCTGCACCTCGACGTCTGGGAGGAGGCCTACGCGGGCTTGATGCCCGCCTCGGTGTTCGAGGAGCGCCGCGCGCGCCGCGACGAGCGGGTGGCGAGCTGGCGCACCATCATCGCCTCGGGCTCGAGCGACAACCTGCTCGCGTGGTCGTCCGACGGCACGCTGGTGGGCTTCTCCAGCACCAGCACCGGCCGAGACGACCCTGCTGACGGGCTGCCCGCGCTGGAGCTGATGGCGCTCTACGTCCGGGCCTCCGTCTACGGCACCGGCGTCGGGCACGCCCTGCTGACCGCGGCCCTCGGGTCGCGGGACGCCTACCTCTGGGTGCTCGACGGCAACGCGCGCGCGATCGGCTTCTACGAGCGGCAGGGCTTCGCGTTCGACGGGGTCACCAAGGTCGAGGACGTCGGTGTCGAGCGACGGATGGTGCGGTCGTCGTCCATGATGGGGTGA
- a CDS encoding class I SAM-dependent methyltransferase — protein sequence MAWDREFFYDTYPRVEEAFAARLDESLAPRDPSVLLQVVRELDLPPDSRAVDVGCGEGAYAFRLATHFGLRVLGIDPVQRHLDLAREARRDLAPDIASRVSFERGTATSVPVRDGSLDLVWCRDVMVHVESPAEAFAEAARVLRPGGHVVSYQVVATDLLGREEGAWLFDVMGVVPSSADPAVLDDAVARSGLEVVATLDLAAEWGEWSEEQEGAGSRALLHLARLLRDPDRYRAEFGDAAYDVMLGDCRWHVYRMAGKLAGRVDVLRRPGRG from the coding sequence ATGGCCTGGGACCGGGAGTTCTTCTACGACACCTACCCGCGGGTGGAGGAGGCGTTCGCGGCGCGGCTCGACGAGAGCCTCGCGCCGCGGGACCCGTCGGTGCTGCTGCAGGTGGTGCGCGAGCTCGACCTGCCGCCGGACAGCCGTGCGGTCGACGTCGGCTGCGGCGAGGGGGCGTACGCCTTCCGGCTCGCGACCCACTTCGGCCTGCGGGTGCTCGGCATCGACCCCGTGCAGCGCCACCTCGACCTCGCCCGGGAGGCGCGTCGCGACCTCGCGCCGGACATCGCGTCCCGGGTGTCCTTCGAGCGCGGCACCGCGACCTCCGTGCCGGTGCGCGACGGGTCGCTCGACCTGGTGTGGTGCCGCGACGTGATGGTCCACGTCGAGAGCCCGGCGGAGGCCTTCGCGGAGGCGGCCCGGGTGCTGCGCCCGGGCGGTCACGTCGTGTCCTACCAGGTCGTCGCCACCGACCTGCTCGGCCGCGAGGAGGGCGCGTGGCTCTTCGACGTGATGGGGGTGGTGCCGTCGTCGGCAGACCCGGCCGTCCTCGACGACGCGGTCGCGCGCTCGGGCCTCGAGGTGGTCGCCACCCTCGACCTCGCGGCGGAGTGGGGCGAGTGGTCGGAGGAGCAGGAGGGCGCCGGCTCCCGGGCGCTGCTCCACCTCGCCCGGCTGCTGCGCGACCCCGACCGCTACCGCGCCGAGTTCGGCGACGCGGCCTACGACGTCATGCTCGGCGACTGCCGCTGGCACGTCTACCGGATGGCCGGCAAGCTCGCCGGGCGGGTGGACGTGCTCAGGCGACCGGGTCGCGGTTAA
- a CDS encoding MaoC family dehydratase — translation MSHAAKTNPGNFFEDFTLGQVIEHATPRTVTEGDRALYGALYPTRFAIWSSAEFAASVGLAPHPVEDLIGFHVAFGKTVPDVSLNAVANLGYAECRFHVPVVPGDTLRTRSEVIGLKQNSNGRTGVVWVRSTATNQRGEVAIDWARWVMVHKRSADAPAPETVVPDLAPAVAAADLVVPAGLDLTAYDTVAAGSPHLLDDYEVGERIDHVDGVTLTDAEHMMATRLWQNTAKVHFSTDARPDGRRLVYGGHVISLARALAFNGLANAQLVAAINAGAHVAPAFAGDTVHAWSEVLDTAELDAPGVGALRLRLVATRGRDESMTLRGDDGAYADGVLLDLDHWVFVPR, via the coding sequence ATGAGCCACGCCGCCAAGACGAACCCGGGCAACTTCTTCGAGGACTTCACCCTCGGCCAGGTCATCGAGCACGCCACGCCGCGCACCGTCACCGAGGGCGACCGGGCGCTCTACGGCGCGCTCTACCCGACCCGCTTCGCGATCTGGTCGTCGGCCGAGTTCGCCGCGTCCGTCGGCCTCGCTCCGCACCCGGTCGAGGACCTGATCGGCTTCCACGTCGCCTTCGGCAAGACCGTGCCGGACGTCTCGCTCAACGCCGTGGCCAACCTCGGCTACGCCGAGTGCCGCTTCCACGTGCCCGTCGTCCCGGGCGACACGCTGCGCACCCGCTCCGAGGTGATCGGGCTCAAGCAGAACTCCAACGGACGCACCGGTGTCGTGTGGGTGCGGTCCACCGCGACCAACCAGCGTGGTGAGGTCGCGATCGACTGGGCGCGCTGGGTGATGGTGCACAAGCGCTCCGCCGACGCCCCTGCGCCGGAGACCGTCGTCCCGGATCTCGCGCCGGCGGTCGCTGCCGCCGACCTCGTGGTGCCGGCGGGCCTCGACCTCACGGCGTACGACACCGTGGCGGCGGGCTCGCCGCACCTGCTCGACGACTACGAGGTGGGCGAGCGCATCGACCACGTCGACGGCGTCACGCTCACCGACGCCGAGCACATGATGGCCACCCGGCTGTGGCAGAACACCGCGAAGGTGCACTTCAGCACCGACGCCCGCCCCGACGGCCGGCGGCTGGTCTACGGCGGCCACGTCATCTCGCTGGCCCGCGCGCTGGCGTTCAACGGCCTCGCCAACGCCCAGCTGGTCGCCGCGATCAACGCCGGCGCCCACGTGGCGCCCGCGTTCGCCGGCGACACGGTCCACGCCTGGTCCGAGGTGCTCGACACCGCCGAGCTCGACGCCCCCGGCGTCGGTGCGCTCCGGTTGCGCCTGGTGGCCACGCGCGGTCGCGACGAGTCGATGACGCTGCGGGGCGACGACGGGGCGTACGCCGACGGCGTGCTGCTCGACCTCGACCACTGGGTGTTCGTGCCCCGCTGA